In the genome of Nonomuraea sp. NBC_00507, the window AGCACACCACGGCCGCGTAGAGCTCGGGGCGCTGCGTCAGCGCGGCGCCCACGAGCAGGCCGCCGTTGGAGCCGCCGGAGATGCCGAGCTGGGCGGACGTGGTCACCCCGGTCTCGATGAGGTGCTCGGCGGCCGCGTGGAAGTCGTCGAACACGTTCTGCTTATGGGCCAGCATGCCCGCGCGGTGCCAGTCCTCGCCCTCCTCGCCGCCGCCGCGCAGGTTGGCGATGGCGTAGACGCCGCCGGCCTCCACCCAGGCCAGGACCGACGCCGAGTAGCCGGGGGTCATCGACAGCCCGAAGCCGCCGTAGCCGTAAAGGATCGTGGGCCGCGGGCCCGAGCTCTCCTCGAGAGGAGAGATGATCAGCATGCGGACGTCCGTGCCGTCCTTCGACTGGTAGACGACCTGCCGGGTGCGCACCTCCGGCACCTCGACGGCCCCCGGCGAGGCCGCCCACAGCGTCGTCTCGCCGGTCCTGGCGTCGTAGCGCTGGATGGTGGGCGGCGTGGTGTTGTCGGTGTAGCCGAACCAGGCCTCGTGGCCGCCCTCGGGGCGCTCGGAGATGCCGCCGATCGTGCCGAGCCCGGGCGTGGGCACCTCGCCGACCCGCTCGCCGGTCTCCAGGTCGTGGACGGTGATCTCGCTGATCGCGTGACGGGTCCAGCCCACCAGCATGACCGGGCGTTCGAGGTCGTCGAGGATCGCGAAGTCGCTCAGCACGGCCTCGGGGTCCTCGGGGATCAGCTCGCGCCAGGTGTCGTAGCCGGGCGTGGACGGGTCGGTGACGCACACCCTGGCCCTGGGGGACTCGCGATCGGTGTGCACGTAGAGCCTGCCGTCGCGGCCGAAGGCCAGCCCGGTCTGCCCGTCCACGCCTTCCTGGACCACCGTCAGCTCCGGCCGCTCCAGCGGGGAGGCGGTCAGGTCGGCCACCCAGAGGTCGTTGCGCGGCGCGGTGCCCTCGTGCGCGGACACCTGCAGCCAGCGGCCGTCCCGCGAGACCGAGACGCCGTAGTAGTTGGTCATCTTCAGCCCCTCGCCGAAGATCATCACGTCGTCCTCGGTGGAGGTGCCGACGCGGTGCAGGTAGACGCGGCGGTGGAACTGCGTCTCGTTCTCCGGCACCTCGGTGCTCGGCAGCCTGCGCACGTAGTAGAACGCCTCGCCGCCCGGCATCCAGGCGATGGGGGAGTAGCGGCAGCGGTCGATCGGGCCCTCGACGCGCGTGCCCGTCGCCACGTCCATGACGTAGAGCGCCGACTCCTCGTCGCCGCCGACCGAGATCTGGTAGGCCAGCAGGCGCCCCTCCTTGTCAGGCTGCACGGCGTCGAGCGTGGTCAGCCCGGACGGGTCGATCCCCATGGGGTCGACCAGCGCCCGCTCGGTCCCGTCCGGCTCGACGACGTAGTAGACGGCGTGCTCCTGGTCGGGGGTGCGGCGGCTGAAGAAGTGGCGTCCGCCGCGCCAGGCCGGCGTGCCGACCGAGCCGGACCTGAGCAGCTCGGCGATGCGGCTCTTGAACCGCTGCGGGCCCCTTCCGCGGGAGAACAGCTCAGCCTGCGCGAGGAGCCATCCCTTCGTCTCCGGACTGTCGGGGTCCTCAAGCCACCGATAGGGATCCGGAACGGGCGTTCCGTGCAGGATGTCGACGGTCTCTTCGCGGCGTGCAGTTGGATACGGCTCTCGCGTCATGCACGGAACCCTACTGCCAATGGGGAGGGGTAAAGCGCTGGTGAAGCGGGCATAAAACGTATCGTGCGTCCCTCTAGTCATTCCGGCCAGATGTTTTTGGGGTGGCGGGGACCACGGTGCAAACGCCAGACTTGGTGACAGGACGGTGCCGTGGTGACCATCCGCTGGGCCGTCCGGCGGAGGTCCACGTGACGGAAGCACGAGTGCCCCAGGAGGGGCCGACAGGCGGGACATGCCGCGGCATGTCCCCTTTGATACGCGCGCAGCAGGGAGAGGCACGATGACGCGCCAAGTCCTGCTGCTCAATGCCACTTACGAGCCCATGACCACCCTCTCGCTGCACCGTGCCATCGTGCTCGTGCTGCGGGAGAAGGCCGACATCGTGCATCGCGATGGCAGGGGCGCGGTGCTGCGCTCGGCCAGCTGCACGCTCGACGTGCCCTCGGTGATCAGGCTCCGCAGATACGTCCGCATCCCCTACCGGTCGCGCATCCCCCTGACCAGGGCGGCGCTCATGCGCCGTGACAACTACCGCTGCGCCTACTGCGGCCAGCGGGCCGAGACCATCGATCACGTCATCCCACGGTCGCGGGGTGGCGCCCACACCTGGGAAAACTGCGTCGCGTCCTGCACGACGTGCAACCACAGGAAGGCCGACAAATACCTGGAGGAGCTGGGGTGGACGCTACGCGTCAGCCCTGCGGTGCCACGGGGCGCCCACTGGAGGCTGATCGGCGC includes:
- a CDS encoding prolyl oligopeptidase family serine peptidase, translating into MTREPYPTARREETVDILHGTPVPDPYRWLEDPDSPETKGWLLAQAELFSRGRGPQRFKSRIAELLRSGSVGTPAWRGGRHFFSRRTPDQEHAVYYVVEPDGTERALVDPMGIDPSGLTTLDAVQPDKEGRLLAYQISVGGDEESALYVMDVATGTRVEGPIDRCRYSPIAWMPGGEAFYYVRRLPSTEVPENETQFHRRVYLHRVGTSTEDDVMIFGEGLKMTNYYGVSVSRDGRWLQVSAHEGTAPRNDLWVADLTASPLERPELTVVQEGVDGQTGLAFGRDGRLYVHTDRESPRARVCVTDPSTPGYDTWRELIPEDPEAVLSDFAILDDLERPVMLVGWTRHAISEITVHDLETGERVGEVPTPGLGTIGGISERPEGGHEAWFGYTDNTTPPTIQRYDARTGETTLWAASPGAVEVPEVRTRQVVYQSKDGTDVRMLIISPLEESSGPRPTILYGYGGFGLSMTPGYSASVLAWVEAGGVYAIANLRGGGEEGEDWHRAGMLAHKQNVFDDFHAAAEHLIETGVTTSAQLGISGGSNGGLLVGAALTQRPELYAAVVCSAPLLDMIRYEQFGLGATWNVEYGSAEDPEQFGWLLGYSPYHHVQEAVTYPATLFTVFQSDTRVHPLHAWKMCAALQHASTAERPVLLRNEAEVGHGARAVSRTVDLSADTLTFLATHTGL
- a CDS encoding HNH endonuclease — translated: MTRQVLLLNATYEPMTTLSLHRAIVLVLREKADIVHRDGRGAVLRSASCTLDVPSVIRLRRYVRIPYRSRIPLTRAALMRRDNYRCAYCGQRAETIDHVIPRSRGGAHTWENCVASCTTCNHRKADKYLEELGWTLRVSPAVPRGAHWRLIGASLVGDPLWAPYLEAAA